GCGCGCAGGTCGGCGAACTCCGGACGGGCGAGCACGGTTTTCAGCGTCGAGCTCGCGGTCGCTTCGTCGATGCCGGCGCCCAGCATCACGCCCGGCTTCTGGTTGCCGGTGACGATGTAGATGTCAGGGTCGGACTTGAGCGCGTACTCCACGCTGACGTCGCCCAGGGCACCCGGCACCACGTTCGCCGCGATGTTGCGCCCGCCGACCATGTCGATCAGCTCGCCCAGGCCGCTCTTGCCGGTGGTGTGCCCGGGCGTTGCCCAGACACCGGCGAGCAATTCGAGGAAAACGCTCGGGCGCTTGCTGTTCTCAAGCTTGCCCAAGCGGTCGGTGATGCGCTTGACGTGCTCCTGGTAGAAACCGAGGAACTCGCTGGCCTGGGCTTCGCGTCCCAATGCCTGGCCCAGTGCGGCCAGGCTGGTTTCGGTGCCCTTGACCGGGTTGATGCGGAAATCGACGAACAACACCGCGATTCCGGCTTTCTCCAACAGATCGGCCACCGGGCTGTGCTCGGTCGGCCCGTGCCCGGAAATACTGAACACCGCCAGGTCAGGCTTGAGGGTGAGAATCTGCTCGGCACTGACGCTCTGTTCCGAGGCCTGGCCGATCAACGGGATGTCCTTGACCTCGGGAAACTTCGCCACGTAGGCGTTGTAGGTATTGGGGTCGAGCTTGCGCAGGTCGTTCTGCCAACCGACGATGCGCTCGAAGGGTTTGTCGCGATCCAGCAGGGCGAACGCCGACATCAGTCGGCCCTCCCCCAGCACCACCCGCTGCACATGATCGGGGACGTGGACCGTGCGTCCGAGCACGTCGGTGACATCCTTGGCGGCAGCGCCCGCCACCGCGCCGAAGGTGCCCGCCAGGCACAGGGCCGCCGTGGCGCAGAGTTGCGAAAACGATTTGAACACAGGGTTTCTCCGGGTAAATGCGCGCTTCATACATCGCTCCAGCGGCGCAGCAGGTTGTGGTACACGCCGCTCAATTGCAGCAGTGAGTCGTCATCGGCTTGTTGCGCACTCAGGCGCTGGATCGCCACGTCCATGTCCAGCAACAGGCTGCGCTGGCTGTCTTCGCGGACCAGGCTTTCGATCCAGAAGAACGCAGCGATGCGCTCGCCACGGTTGACCGGATTGACCTTGTGCACACTGGTGCCGGGGTACAGCACCATGTGCCCGGCGGGCAGCTTGACGCTGTGCTCGCCGAAGGTGTCGCGGATCACCAGTTCGCCGCCGTCGTAGGTGTTGGGGTCGGCCAGGAACAACGTGGCGGACAGATCGGTGCGCACCCTTTCGCGCACGCCCTTGATGCCGCGAATGGCATTGTCGATGTGAAACCCGAAGGCCTCGCCACCGCCGTAACGGTTGAACAGCGGCGGGTAGATGCGCTTGGGCAACGCCGCCGACATGAACAAGGCGTTGTCGGACAGACGCTGAAGAATCCGCTCGCCCAGGCGTATGCCCAGCTCGTCATCCTCGGCGAGCTGGCGGTTGTACTTCTCGCGCACCGAGCGTTGCCCGGCGGTGACCTTGCCGTCGACCCAGGGCCGTTCGAGCAAGGCCTGGCGCATGGCTTGCGCTTCATCGGGGGTGAACAGGCTGGCGATCTCGATCAGCATGCGGCACCGCCAAACGTCTTAGAAGTCATAGTCGATACTCGCCGTCAGCGTCCGCCCGGCCCCCGGCACGCCATACAGCTGGAAGCCGTCCAGCGAGGCGCCGACGCGGCTGAAGTAGAACTTGTTGAACAGGTTGTCGACGTTCAGGTTGAGCGTGGTCTGCTTGTTCAACTGGTACTGCGCGGCGGCGTAGTGCACCCAGTAGCCCGGGGCTTTTTCGCGGTCGCGGGTGTAGATGGCGAGCACGCCGGACGGACCGTTGGCGTAGCTGCTGTTGTTGTTCAGGCCACCGACGTATTCGTTGTCGCTGTAGCGGCGACGGCCGACGTAGTTGGCGCCGTAGCTCAGGCTCAGGTCGTCGCTCAGGGCGTAGGTGGTCCAGAGGTTGGCGGTCAGGTCGGGCACGTTCTTCGCCTCGGCGCCTTTGTTGACGCCTTTGGTCTGCTTGCTCTTGAGCGCAGAGAAGCCGCTGTAGGCTGTCCAGCGATCGGTCAGGTTGCCTTGCAGGCCCAGTTCCACGCCGTCGACACGTTTGGCCGGCAACGCCCGCACCGGAGAGGCTTCGCCTTCGGCGTACTCCCAGGAGTTTTCCAGCTCGGTACGGAAGATCGCGCCGGTGACGCTCACGGCCTTGTCGAACAGCTCCCACTTGGTGCCCAGTTCATAGGTCTTGGATTTGGCCGGTGTGTAGCTGGTGGTGCTGGCCGCGCCGTAGATCTGGTTGTTGGTCGAGGCGCCGAGCGCCGAAGGTTGCGCCGACTCGCTGTAGGAGGCGTAGATCGTACCGTTGGGTTGCGGCTTGAAGACGATGCCGGTGCGCCCGCTCCAGGCCCCCGAGGTGTCCTTGATGTCCGCCTGGCCACGCTGCGTGGTCTCGGCGGTCCAGCGGTCGTAGCGCAACGAACCCATCACTTGCCACCACTGGTTGAGGGTGATGGTGTCGCCGAAATAGGCACCGGCGTTGTCCACGGCCGAACGCGGTTCGCCGACGCCCTTCGTGGTGTAGACCGAGTCGAAATGATGTTGGGGGTCGGCCATGTCGAACAGCATGTTCGCCGCCGGCACCTCGGCGTTGCGTTTAAGGCCGCCGTAGGTTTCGTGGTACAGGTCCAGGCCGGCCACCGCCTTGTGGCTGAGGCTGCCGGTGTCGAAGGCGAACTTCAGGTCGGTCTGGTTATCGACGATGGTGTAGCGCTTGGACAGGCCGAAGTCGCTGCCACGCAGGATGCCGTAGGCAGTGTTGCCGGTGTTGTTGTACTGGGTGTAGCTGTTCACCCCATTGATGTTCGACACCGGTCCGACGCCGACATAACCCAGGGTCGCGCAGCGTGCGCCGGTGCAGGTTTTCGAACCATCGGCGTTCGCCGCGGTGAACCGCGCGGGCGAGAGCACCGAGAAGTTGTCGGTGCGCTGCCAGCGCAACTGGTTGCTCAACTGCGCACCGTTGTCGAAGTCGTGTTCCAGGCGCCCGGTCAGCGAGGTGGTTTCGGTCTGCTGGGTGTAGAGGCTGGAGTCGCCATACCAGTTGTCGCGCTTGACCCCCGGCATGCGCTTGCCATTGCTGCCACGCAGGATCGGCAGGCCGCCGTCCGGGGTGTTGTCATCCTTCTGGTAGAAGAAATTCAGGTAGGCGCGGGTCGGGGTCGAGAGCCCCAGCGCCAGCGACGTGGCAATGCCCCAGCGGTCGTAGTCGACCACATCGCGGTCGGCCACCTGGTTTTCATGCTTCATCAGGTTGATGCGCAGGGCGCTGGTGTCGTTCAGCTCATGGTTGAGGTCGGCGGTGAGGCGCCGATAACCGTCGGTGCCGACGCCCGCCAAGACGCGGTTGGCGTCGCCCAGGTGCGCTTCCTTGCTGACCAGGTTGACGCTGCCGCCGACCGCGGAAATGCCCGACTCGATGGCGCCCGTGCCCTTGAACACCTCGGCCTGTTGCAGGTTGAAGGTGTCGTTGCGGCTGGACATGCCGGCATCGCGCACGCCGTCCACTGTCAGGCTCTGTTCCGAGGAAAACCCGCGAATGGAAAACAGGTCGCCCCAGCCGAGGTTGCCCTCGCCCGACATGAAGGTGATGCCGGGCACATTGCGCAGGATGTCCTGCAGGCTCTGGGCGTTCTGTTCCTTGAGCACCTGCTCCGGGACGATGGTGATGCTCTGCGGCGCATCGAGCAGCGGCGTCATGACTTTGCGCGACTGCACTTCATCGACCTTGAACGGCGATTGGTAGGTGCTCTGGATGGTGACGTCCGGCAGGTTCAGCACGCCCGGCTCCGCCGCTGCCTGCTCGGCCGCCTGGGTAATCGGGCTGATACCGCCCATCGCCACCACGCCCAGCAACGGCGCGAGGGTGCGGTTCAAGGCATTGGGGGTGTTGCGAACGACCGGCATGACAGGTGACGATGGCATCTGACTCTTCAATCCTTAATTACAATGACTCGCATTTAGATTTTGAAGTCTAATGAGAGCCGCCCTCGTCGATTGCCGGACTTTGTATCGGTCATGCACGAATAAGCACGCTCAACACATTCCATTACATTTCGCCCGGCCAGCCCCTGGTCGATTCGCTATATCTGCGACCCGCACGGTGCCCTCACCGCCGCTCGCTCAACCGATCCAAGGTGTCATTCACTGCCATGTCCAAACCCGATCATCTGCTCATCGTCGACGACGACCCTGAAATCCGTCAGTTGCTGGCCGAGTACCTGCGCGACGCCGGTTACCAGGTTTCCACGGCGTGCGATGGCAAGGAAATGCGCCGGCGGCTGGAGCTGAACGTCATCGACCTGATCGTGCTCGACCTGATGATGCCGGGCGAAGACGGCTTGAGCCTGTGCACCCAGCTGCGCCTGACGTCCAACACGCCGGTGATCATGCTGACGGCGCGGGGCAGCCTGATCGACCGGATCATCGGCCTGGAGATGGGCGCGGACGATTACCTGCCCAAGCCGTTCGACCCGCGCGAACTGCTGGTGCGCATCAAGGTGGTGTTGCGCCGGGTGCAGAGTTTCCCGACCCGGGCGCGGGTCGACGAGGCGGCCTTCGTGCGCTTCGACGATTGGCAGCTCGACACCCGTGCGCGGCAGGTGCTGTCGCCGTCAGGTGTGGTGATTTCCCTGGGCAACTCCGACTATCGCCTGCTGCGCCTATTGTTGCAGCACCCCAACCGGCCTTTGAGCCGCGACTTTTTGCTCAACCACGTGTTCGAAAAAGACAGCACGCCCTTCGACCGCTCGATCGACGTCTGCGTCAGCCGCTTGCGCCAGCAGCTCGCCCCCGGCCTGATCAAGACGGTGCGCAACGAAGGTTACATGCTGACCTGCGCGACCGTGGCGAGCGAGTCATGAACCTGCTGCCACGCACCCTGTACGGACGGCTGGTGCTCATCCTGGTGACCGGCATGCTCGCGGCCCAGGTACTGACCAGCAGCATCTGGTATGACGTGCGCCACAGCCAGGTGCTGGAGATTCCCACCCGTCTGATCGCCAGTCGCCTGGCCGACATCGTGCGCATCAGCGCCAGCGACCCGCAAGGCGCGGCGCAATTGATCCAGGGCCTGAACACCGCGGACTTTCTCCTGAGCATCGAGCAGGAGCCGGCGCCTGAACGCCCGCCGCTCAATCGCCAGGATGCCGCCACCGAACACCTGCTGCGCGATGTCATCGACAAGAAGACCAACCGCCAGGTCGAGCTGAACCTGCTCAACCTGGCCCTACGCGATGACCAGGGGAAAAAAGCCGGGATCGGCACGCTGTTCGGCTCCAGCCCCGCCGTGGGCGAGTTCACCCTGGAGCTGCGCCTGCCCGATGGCCGCTGGCTGCATGTCAAAGCCTGCGAAGACCAGGGCTGGACCAGCCTGGCGCCCAAGGATGTGGTGCTCGATTACTTCCTGCGCATCTACCTGGTGCGCATCATCCTGGTGGTGATTATCGTCCTGCTCGCCGTGCGCCTGGCGATCCGCCCCTTGAAGGAACTGGCGCTCGCCGCCCAGGCCCTGGGGCACGACATCCAACGCCCACCGCTGTCACTCAAGGGCCCACGGGAAGTGCGGCGCGCAGCCGAAGCGTTCAACCGCATGCAGCAGCAACTGCTGACCAACATTGGCGAGCGCACGCGCTTTCTCGCCGCCGTTTCCCATGACCTGCGCTCCCCTATCACGCGTCTGCGGCTGCGCATCGAAATGCTCGCCGATGACCGCGTCAAGCAACGTATTCGCAAGGACCTGGAAGACATGGAGTCGATGGTCTCGGCCACGCTGGAGTTCGTCAGCAGTGGTGAGATTCATGAAGAGCGGCGCAGCATCGACATCAATGCGCTGCTGCAGAGCGTGCAGGTCGATCAGCAGGATGTCGGCCAGGTCATCAGCGTGACGGGGCAGGCCTCGCGCCCGATCTCCGGCTACGCCCGCAGCCTCAAGCGCTGCGTGGAAAACCTGGTGGAAAATGCCCTGCGCTACGCTCGCGATGTCGAACTGATCATCGAGGAGCAGCCGGGCTGGCTGCTGATCACCGTGCGCGACAGCGGCCCGGGAATTCCGGTGGCCAAGTTGCTGCAGGTCATGGAACCGTTTTACCGCCTGGAAAACTCACGCAACAGCGACACCGGCGGCTACGGCCTGGGCCTGAGCATCGCGCAAACCATCGCCAGGGCCCATGGCGGTCACCTGTCGCTGTACAACCGCGAGCAGGGTGGGCTGGATGCGACGATCAGGCTCAAGGCGGATGGTTGAACTGAGCACTATCTGAAATTGTGGAAGCAATCCCTGTGGGAGCAATTCCTGTGGGAGCGAGCCTGCTCGCGATGGCGGTGTGTCAGGTACTGCATTGCTGAATGACACACCTCAATCGCGAGCAGGCTCGCTCCCACAGGTCCTGTTCCCACGGGGATTTTTCACAGGCAGGGCCTATCAGACCTTCTTGGTCCTCGGCAGGAAAAT
This DNA window, taken from Pseudomonas sp. MYb118, encodes the following:
- a CDS encoding ATP-binding protein, producing the protein MNLLPRTLYGRLVLILVTGMLAAQVLTSSIWYDVRHSQVLEIPTRLIASRLADIVRISASDPQGAAQLIQGLNTADFLLSIEQEPAPERPPLNRQDAATEHLLRDVIDKKTNRQVELNLLNLALRDDQGKKAGIGTLFGSSPAVGEFTLELRLPDGRWLHVKACEDQGWTSLAPKDVVLDYFLRIYLVRIILVVIIVLLAVRLAIRPLKELALAAQALGHDIQRPPLSLKGPREVRRAAEAFNRMQQQLLTNIGERTRFLAAVSHDLRSPITRLRLRIEMLADDRVKQRIRKDLEDMESMVSATLEFVSSGEIHEERRSIDINALLQSVQVDQQDVGQVISVTGQASRPISGYARSLKRCVENLVENALRYARDVELIIEEQPGWLLITVRDSGPGIPVAKLLQVMEPFYRLENSRNSDTGGYGLGLSIAQTIARAHGGHLSLYNREQGGLDATIRLKADG
- a CDS encoding Fe2+-dependent dioxygenase, with amino-acid sequence MLIEIASLFTPDEAQAMRQALLERPWVDGKVTAGQRSVREKYNRQLAEDDELGIRLGERILQRLSDNALFMSAALPKRIYPPLFNRYGGGEAFGFHIDNAIRGIKGVRERVRTDLSATLFLADPNTYDGGELVIRDTFGEHSVKLPAGHMVLYPGTSVHKVNPVNRGERIAAFFWIESLVREDSQRSLLLDMDVAIQRLSAQQADDDSLLQLSGVYHNLLRRWSDV
- a CDS encoding response regulator, whose translation is MSKPDHLLIVDDDPEIRQLLAEYLRDAGYQVSTACDGKEMRRRLELNVIDLIVLDLMMPGEDGLSLCTQLRLTSNTPVIMLTARGSLIDRIIGLEMGADDYLPKPFDPRELLVRIKVVLRRVQSFPTRARVDEAAFVRFDDWQLDTRARQVLSPSGVVISLGNSDYRLLRLLLQHPNRPLSRDFLLNHVFEKDSTPFDRSIDVCVSRLRQQLAPGLIKTVRNEGYMLTCATVASES
- a CDS encoding TonB-dependent receptor: MPSSPVMPVVRNTPNALNRTLAPLLGVVAMGGISPITQAAEQAAAEPGVLNLPDVTIQSTYQSPFKVDEVQSRKVMTPLLDAPQSITIVPEQVLKEQNAQSLQDILRNVPGITFMSGEGNLGWGDLFSIRGFSSEQSLTVDGVRDAGMSSRNDTFNLQQAEVFKGTGAIESGISAVGGSVNLVSKEAHLGDANRVLAGVGTDGYRRLTADLNHELNDTSALRINLMKHENQVADRDVVDYDRWGIATSLALGLSTPTRAYLNFFYQKDDNTPDGGLPILRGSNGKRMPGVKRDNWYGDSSLYTQQTETTSLTGRLEHDFDNGAQLSNQLRWQRTDNFSVLSPARFTAANADGSKTCTGARCATLGYVGVGPVSNINGVNSYTQYNNTGNTAYGILRGSDFGLSKRYTIVDNQTDLKFAFDTGSLSHKAVAGLDLYHETYGGLKRNAEVPAANMLFDMADPQHHFDSVYTTKGVGEPRSAVDNAGAYFGDTITLNQWWQVMGSLRYDRWTAETTQRGQADIKDTSGAWSGRTGIVFKPQPNGTIYASYSESAQPSALGASTNNQIYGAASTTSYTPAKSKTYELGTKWELFDKAVSVTGAIFRTELENSWEYAEGEASPVRALPAKRVDGVELGLQGNLTDRWTAYSGFSALKSKQTKGVNKGAEAKNVPDLTANLWTTYALSDDLSLSYGANYVGRRRYSDNEYVGGLNNNSSYANGPSGVLAIYTRDREKAPGYWVHYAAAQYQLNKQTTLNLNVDNLFNKFYFSRVGASLDGFQLYGVPGAGRTLTASIDYDF
- a CDS encoding ABC transporter substrate-binding protein, translated to MCLAGTFGAVAGAAAKDVTDVLGRTVHVPDHVQRVVLGEGRLMSAFALLDRDKPFERIVGWQNDLRKLDPNTYNAYVAKFPEVKDIPLIGQASEQSVSAEQILTLKPDLAVFSISGHGPTEHSPVADLLEKAGIAVLFVDFRINPVKGTETSLAALGQALGREAQASEFLGFYQEHVKRITDRLGKLENSKRPSVFLELLAGVWATPGHTTGKSGLGELIDMVGGRNIAANVVPGALGDVSVEYALKSDPDIYIVTGNQKPGVMLGAGIDEATASSTLKTVLARPEFADLRAVEQGNVHGLWHDFYNSPYNILAIELLAKWIHPELFADVDAQQTFEDINRRFLDTPLAGHYWISARP